From Marivirga harenae, one genomic window encodes:
- a CDS encoding peptide MFS transporter, with the protein MNSEKTFFGHPRGLATLFFTEFWERFSYYGMRALLVLFMVASIETGGLGLDDKSATAIYGLYTMFVYLLALPGGWLADRFFGLQKAVWYGGIIIACGHFAMAIPTTEFFFIGLILIVIGTGLLKPNISSIVGGLYKDDEPARRDAGFSVFYMGINLGAFIAPLITGYLGESVNWHYGFAAAGFGMLLGVIQYRASSKYLGNIGLKPEGFDPANEKQISFRKKVKLGIFAFLAGLVVLVLLTTLGYIDVDVVSVANVASYVVAATLILFFVAIFLFAGLNKDEKKKIGAIAILLVFSAIFWSGFEQAGSSLNLFASRYTDRMIGDWLMPASALQSANPMFIIILSPVFGWLWIQLAKRNLNPSIPLKFAFGLIFLGLGFAVMIGAALLVVSSDTVLPTWLLITYLLHTTGELFLSPVGLSAVTKLAPKRLVGQMMGAWFMSVAFGNLIAGLVAGEFDEKAIEANPSLLPDIFQFITIFIIGAGVLALIVTPLIRKLTGNVH; encoded by the coding sequence ATGAATTCCGAAAAAACTTTTTTTGGCCATCCGAGAGGTTTAGCAACTTTGTTCTTTACTGAATTTTGGGAACGCTTTAGTTATTATGGAATGCGTGCCTTATTGGTCCTTTTTATGGTAGCATCTATAGAGACTGGGGGGCTAGGTTTAGATGATAAATCCGCAACCGCAATCTACGGCTTATATACCATGTTTGTTTACTTATTGGCTTTGCCTGGTGGCTGGTTAGCTGACCGTTTTTTCGGCCTGCAAAAGGCAGTCTGGTATGGAGGAATTATAATAGCTTGTGGGCATTTTGCAATGGCTATTCCTACAACTGAGTTCTTTTTTATTGGTTTGATTTTAATTGTGATAGGCACAGGCCTATTAAAACCAAATATTAGTAGTATTGTCGGAGGACTGTACAAAGACGATGAACCGGCCAGAAGAGATGCCGGTTTTTCTGTTTTTTATATGGGTATAAATCTAGGTGCTTTCATTGCTCCTTTGATTACTGGTTATTTAGGCGAAAGTGTGAATTGGCATTATGGCTTTGCAGCAGCAGGTTTTGGTATGCTGTTGGGTGTTATTCAATATAGAGCTTCTTCCAAATACCTTGGTAATATTGGACTTAAACCTGAGGGTTTTGATCCTGCAAATGAAAAACAAATTTCTTTTAGGAAAAAGGTTAAATTGGGAATATTTGCATTTTTAGCAGGGCTTGTTGTTCTAGTTTTACTAACAACTCTAGGTTATATAGATGTAGATGTTGTAAGTGTCGCGAATGTTGCTTCTTATGTAGTTGCAGCTACCTTAATACTATTTTTTGTAGCAATTTTCTTATTCGCTGGATTGAATAAAGATGAAAAGAAGAAGATAGGTGCTATTGCAATATTATTAGTGTTTTCTGCTATTTTTTGGTCAGGATTTGAACAGGCAGGATCTTCATTAAACTTATTTGCTTCTCGCTATACTGATAGAATGATAGGGGATTGGCTAATGCCAGCTAGTGCGTTACAAAGTGCTAATCCAATGTTTATTATTATTCTATCACCGGTTTTTGGATGGCTTTGGATTCAGCTCGCTAAAAGGAATTTAAATCCTAGCATTCCACTTAAATTTGCCTTCGGACTAATTTTCTTAGGTCTTGGATTTGCCGTAATGATTGGTGCTGCACTTCTTGTAGTTTCGTCTGATACAGTTTTACCAACTTGGTTGCTAATAACCTATTTATTGCATACAACTGGTGAACTTTTCTTAAGTCCAGTTGGCTTAAGTGCTGTTACCAAATTAGCTCCTAAAAGGTTAGTGGGTCAAATGATGGGAGCATGGTTTATGTCTGTTGCTTTTGGGAACCTAATTGCCGGACTGGTAGCCGGTGAATTTGATGAGAAAGCAATTGAAGCCAATCCTTCGCTATTACCAGATATTTTTCAATTTATAACAATATTCATTATCGGAGCTGGTGTACTGGCACTGATTGTAACCCCTTTAATTAGGAAACTTACCGGGAACGTGCATTAA
- the pckA gene encoding phosphoenolpyruvate carboxykinase (ATP) — MKEFGLKSAKSGLEALGLKNVAEAYWNLSPAELTEHALTNKEGVLTDTGALMCDTGKFTGRSPKDKFIVKDDRTKDTVWWGDINIPFDPDKFDALHDKMLKFLENKKVYVRDAYAGADKTYRLNLRVVNTQAWHNLFCYNMFLRPEKYKLESFEPTFTIINAPEFEADPEIDGTRQKNFAIINFSKNIILIGGTGYAGEMKKGIFSVLNYTLPTDHKVLSMHCSANMSEKADGDTAIFFGLSGTGKTTLSADENRGLIGDDEHGWTENGVFNFEGGCYAKTIDLTEEKEPQIYRAIKFGAIVENTRFFPGTRTVDYENTEVTQNTRTAYPIHHIDNSVSPSIGGIPKNIFFLTCDAYGVLPPISKLSKGQAMYHFISGYTAKVAGTEAGVTEPQTVFSACFGAPFLPLHPTQYAEMLGKKMDEQKVTVWMINTGWSGGPYGVGSRMKLKYTRAMITAALNGGLDEVGYRNHSIFGCAIPATCPDVPSEVLSPRETWKNDKGYYEMANKLANEFNGNFKKFEDFANDEIMAGAPKPNLSKV; from the coding sequence ATGAAGGAATTTGGATTGAAATCCGCTAAATCCGGTTTAGAAGCACTGGGTTTAAAGAATGTAGCAGAGGCCTATTGGAACCTAAGCCCTGCCGAATTAACTGAGCACGCCCTAACCAATAAAGAAGGTGTATTGACAGATACGGGTGCTTTGATGTGTGATACCGGAAAATTTACTGGTCGTTCGCCAAAAGACAAGTTCATCGTAAAAGATGACAGAACGAAAGATACTGTGTGGTGGGGAGATATTAACATTCCATTTGATCCTGATAAATTTGATGCACTTCATGATAAAATGCTCAAATTCCTTGAGAATAAGAAAGTCTATGTAAGAGATGCATATGCTGGTGCTGATAAGACGTATAGATTAAATTTACGAGTGGTAAATACCCAAGCCTGGCACAACCTTTTTTGCTACAATATGTTCCTAAGGCCTGAAAAATATAAACTGGAATCATTCGAACCAACCTTCACTATTATTAATGCCCCCGAGTTTGAAGCTGATCCAGAAATAGACGGAACCCGCCAGAAAAACTTTGCTATCATTAATTTTAGCAAGAATATAATTCTAATTGGTGGAACTGGCTATGCCGGAGAAATGAAAAAGGGAATTTTCTCTGTTCTAAATTATACGCTTCCGACTGACCACAAAGTGCTTTCGATGCATTGTTCAGCAAATATGAGCGAGAAAGCAGATGGTGACACTGCCATTTTCTTCGGATTATCAGGTACTGGAAAAACCACTTTATCTGCAGATGAGAACAGAGGCTTAATTGGCGATGATGAGCATGGATGGACCGAGAATGGAGTTTTCAATTTTGAAGGTGGATGTTATGCCAAGACTATTGATTTAACAGAAGAAAAAGAACCACAAATCTACAGAGCCATCAAATTTGGGGCAATTGTTGAGAATACTCGATTTTTTCCAGGAACGAGAACTGTAGATTATGAGAATACAGAAGTGACTCAGAATACCAGAACGGCTTATCCTATTCATCATATTGATAACTCCGTTTCTCCGTCAATCGGAGGAATTCCTAAAAATATATTCTTCTTAACTTGTGATGCCTACGGAGTTTTACCTCCAATATCTAAGCTTTCTAAGGGCCAGGCTATGTACCACTTTATTTCTGGCTATACTGCAAAAGTAGCGGGTACTGAGGCGGGTGTTACAGAACCGCAAACCGTTTTCAGTGCTTGTTTTGGAGCGCCTTTTCTTCCGCTGCATCCTACTCAATATGCAGAAATGCTAGGTAAGAAAATGGATGAGCAGAAAGTTACCGTTTGGATGATCAATACGGGTTGGTCCGGTGGTCCATATGGTGTGGGTTCGAGAATGAAACTGAAGTATACTCGGGCTATGATCACTGCTGCTTTAAATGGCGGCTTAGATGAGGTGGGGTATAGAAACCACTCCATCTTTGGATGTGCTATTCCTGCTACATGTCCTGACGTTCCTTCAGAGGTATTAAGCCCTAGAGAAACGTGGAAAAATGATAAAGGCTATTATGAAATGGCCAACAAACTAGCAAATGAATTCAACGGGAATTTCAAGAAGTTTGAAGATTTTGCCAATGATGAGATTATGGCGGGAGCCCCAAAACCTAATTTATCGAAAGTATAA
- a CDS encoding peptidoglycan DD-metalloendopeptidase family protein: protein MQIDQNILFPVMGEWLKSSNSTLLDFSNQNTDLLELDLQSTPAFNKYVFGFLEKKEKRYGYGGYLENRMIYQRSTHFQQGESRCMHLGIDVWAEAFHHLYAPLDSIVHSFADNNNFGDYGPTIILQHELNGKHFYTLYGHLSMKSLKNLKKGDEIKKGQKFSELGPYPENGDWPPHLHFQLIRDMADKSGDFPGVCAPSELEEFKKVCPDPNVFILKTSS, encoded by the coding sequence ATGCAAATAGACCAAAATATACTATTTCCAGTAATGGGCGAATGGTTAAAGTCCAGCAACAGTACTTTATTAGATTTCTCCAATCAGAATACTGATTTACTTGAGCTTGATCTTCAGTCCACCCCAGCTTTTAATAAATATGTTTTTGGATTTTTAGAGAAAAAGGAGAAAAGGTACGGATACGGTGGCTATTTGGAAAACCGTATGATCTACCAAAGAAGCACTCATTTCCAACAAGGAGAGTCTAGATGCATGCATTTGGGTATAGACGTTTGGGCAGAGGCATTTCATCACCTATATGCACCTTTGGACTCAATAGTTCATAGCTTTGCCGACAATAATAACTTTGGAGACTATGGACCCACCATTATCCTCCAGCATGAATTAAACGGTAAACATTTCTATACGCTTTATGGACACCTAAGTATGAAGAGCCTGAAAAACTTAAAGAAAGGTGATGAAATCAAAAAAGGACAAAAATTTAGTGAACTAGGTCCTTATCCTGAAAATGGAGATTGGCCACCACATTTGCATTTTCAATTGATAAGAGATATGGCAGATAAATCTGGAGACTTTCCAGGTGTTTGTGCGCCTTCCGAACTTGAAGAATTCAAAAAAGTATGTCCCGATCCTAATGTCTTTATTTTAAAAACTTCTTCATGA
- a CDS encoding NADP-dependent oxidoreductase, whose translation MKALQITGYGEIAKNVEFREIDKPKVNDHQVLIEIHAASINPIDHKIIEGAMKNISKLSFPAPIGFDVAGKIIDKGEKVMDFNFGDEVFARVPTAAPGTFAEMIAVDHQAVCQKPSNFSYIEAASIPLVGLTTVQSFEKAKLKEGEKVLIHAGSGGVGTFAIQYAKARGAYVYTTTSTKNVDWVKDLGADRVIDYKKENYLEIAKDVDIVYDTLGGEYTKDAFKILKTGGRVVSIAGDPDDETAKNLGLNGLIRFALKLKRYKIDKLAKEKKAIYKFIMMHADGAQLNDIKELIESNYISAVIDKEYSFLKVVTALRDVQRGHTKGKVVVNMK comes from the coding sequence ATGAAAGCATTACAGATTACTGGCTATGGTGAAATAGCAAAAAACGTTGAATTTAGAGAAATAGATAAGCCAAAGGTTAATGATCACCAGGTTTTAATTGAGATACATGCTGCGAGCATTAATCCCATAGATCATAAAATCATTGAAGGAGCAATGAAAAATATTAGTAAACTGTCCTTTCCTGCTCCTATAGGGTTTGATGTTGCTGGTAAAATTATAGATAAAGGGGAGAAAGTAATGGACTTCAATTTTGGAGATGAAGTTTTTGCAAGAGTACCTACGGCTGCTCCAGGGACGTTTGCGGAAATGATTGCCGTAGACCATCAGGCCGTTTGTCAAAAGCCATCAAATTTCTCCTATATAGAGGCAGCTAGTATTCCTTTGGTTGGTTTAACAACAGTACAATCATTTGAAAAAGCAAAGCTGAAAGAGGGAGAAAAGGTACTGATTCATGCTGGTTCAGGTGGAGTAGGTACTTTCGCCATACAATATGCTAAAGCCAGAGGAGCTTATGTGTACACTACCACTAGCACAAAAAATGTTGATTGGGTCAAAGATTTAGGTGCCGATAGAGTGATTGATTATAAAAAGGAAAATTACCTTGAGATCGCTAAAGATGTAGATATTGTATATGATACCTTAGGCGGGGAGTATACAAAAGACGCATTCAAAATTCTCAAGACTGGTGGGAGAGTAGTTAGTATTGCTGGAGATCCAGATGATGAAACTGCCAAAAATTTGGGTTTAAACGGATTGATTCGTTTTGCTCTAAAGCTTAAACGCTATAAAATTGACAAGCTGGCAAAAGAGAAAAAGGCCATTTATAAATTTATCATGATGCATGCGGATGGCGCTCAATTAAACGATATTAAAGAGTTGATCGAAAGTAATTACATTTCAGCTGTAATTGATAAAGAATACTCCTTTTTGAAAGTAGTAACGGCCCTACGAGATGTTCAAAGAGGGCACACAAAAGGAAAGGTCGTAGTGAATATGAAATAG